CGATACTTCAACACGATGAACACCATGCAATGGGGAATCGTGTCGGCTTGCTCGGTTGCGTTTGGCTTTCTGTGCCTGCGCGGCCATAAAATCAACTAATCGGGCTGTGAACACGACCGCCTGCGAGCGGCAACAAGCGGCTCGAACGTGGAATTACGAGTGACGACAATTTGCAGGCGGTGACGCCCTCGGTATGATGACTTTGCGGCATTTTTGCCACGGTCGTCAGTCGCGGGCTTTCTGGACGCTGGCCCCATGCCTTTCGTCTTTCCGCCTCGAAACCACATCTTGGAGTCACCCGATGCCATTGTTTGAAATCGAAACCGAGTCCCACATCATCATCACTTGGGCCGAGGAAGAAAATGACGCTCGGGCTGTGGTTGCCGACGCTTATCCGCAGGACGATTTGCTGCGGATCACCAAACGGCCTCGCGATACTTGGGTGATCAGCAAAGGCGTGCTTGGTTTGACAACGATGAAAGCCGATCCGTGCGTGGTTGCGCGCGATTGCTTGAGCCGATCGGCCGGAGACAAAGTCAACGCCATCCGCCTGTACCGCATGGAAACGGGCAGCGACCTGGAAAACGCTCGCAAGGCGATCGAGTCCAACATGGTCATGGGCTGGTGAAAGAGCAGGCGACAGGCTTCAAGTGACAGGCTTCAGGTGA
The DNA window shown above is from Rubripirellula reticaptiva and carries:
- a CDS encoding DUF6793 family protein; the protein is MPLFEIETESHIIITWAEEENDARAVVADAYPQDDLLRITKRPRDTWVISKGVLGLTTMKADPCVVARDCLSRSAGDKVNAIRLYRMETGSDLENARKAIESNMVMGW